In Papio anubis isolate 15944 chromosome 20, Panubis1.0, whole genome shotgun sequence, a single window of DNA contains:
- the AP1M2 gene encoding AP-1 complex subunit mu-2: MSASAVFILDVKGKPLISRNYKGDVAMSKIEHFMPLLVQREEEGALAPLLSHGEVHFLWIKHSNLYLVATTSKNANASLVYSFLYKTIEVFCEYFKELEEESIRDNFVIVYELLDELMDFGFPQTTDSKILQEYITQQSNKLETGKSRVPPTVTNAVSWRSEGIKYKKNEVFIDVIESVNLLVNANGSVLLSEIVGTIKLKVFLSGMPELEAKGQFKKQSVANGVEIAVPVPSDADSPRFKTSVGSAKYVPERNVVIWSIKSFPGGKEYLMRAHFGLPSVEKEEVEGRPPIGVKFEIPYFTVSGIQVRYMKIIEKSGYQALPWVRYITQSGDYQLRTS, encoded by the exons ATGTCCGCCTCGGCTGTCTTCATTCTCGACGTCAAGGGCAAG ccGTTGATCAGCCGCAATTACAAGGGCGATGTGGCCATGAGCAAGATTGAGCACTTCATGCCTCTGCTGGtacagagggaggaggaaggcgCCCTGGCCCCGCTGCTGAGCCACGGCGAAGTCCACTTCCTATGGATCAAACACAGCAACCTCTACT TGGTGGCCACCACATCGAAGAACGCCAATGCCTCTCTGGTATACTCCTTCCTGTATAAGACAATAGAG GTATTCTGCGAATACTTcaaggagctggaggaggagagcATCCGGGACAACTTTGTCATCGTCTATGAGTTGCTGGATGAGCTCATGGACTTTGGCTTCCCGCAGACCACCGACAGCAAGATCCTGCAGGA GTACATCACTCAGCAGAGCAACAAGCTGGAGACAGGCAAGTCACGGGTGCCACCCACTGTCACTAACGCTGTGTCCTGGCGCTCTGAGGGTATCAAGTATAAGAAGAACGAGGTCTTCATTGATGTCATAGAGTCTGTCAACCTGCTG GTCAACGCCAACGGCAGCGTCCTGCTGAGCGAGATCGTTGGTACCATCAAGCTTAAGGTGTTTCTGTCAGGAATGCCAGAGCTGGAA GCCAAGGGGCAGTTTAAGAAACAGTCAGTGGCCAACGGCGTGGAGATAGCTGTGCCTGTACCCAGCGATGCTGACTCCCCCAgattcaagaccagtgtgggcagcGCCAAGTACGTGCCAGAGAGAAACGTCGTGATTTGGAGTATTAAGTCTTTCCCG GGGGGCAAGGAGTACTTGATGCgagcccactttggcctccccagCGTGGaaaaggaggaggtggagggccGGCCCCCCATCGGGGTCAAGTTTGAGATCCCCTACTTCACTGTCTCTGGGATCCAG GTCCGATACATGAAGATCATTGAGAAAAGTGGTTACCAGGCCCTGCCCTGGGTTCGCTACATCACCCAGAGTGGCG ATTACCAGCTTCGTACCAGCTAG